A single Anopheles arabiensis isolate DONGOLA chromosome 2, AaraD3, whole genome shotgun sequence DNA region contains:
- the LOC120902430 gene encoding basic proline-rich protein isoform X1, whose translation MDVRTVSFVSGGVEQAMELSTLQHQQQQPSKQAGGAGVRAERSISGTESTKPVPTVLGGPNLFAPSAVSSQLQRPQPTVLAASPAPQPPLAPVVPVVNAPPARPSQPPTTRFASEPRAEVKFVPSVPLKTPPVRPLLPQQQQHPHQRDTGPVLFPAPIAHRPPPIAHQQAPFAMDPARPNPGMPPGPQMMRPPGNVGPPRTGTPTQPQPPRPGGMYPQPPGVPMPMRPQMPPGAVPGMQPGMQPRPPSAQGMQRPPMMGQPPPIRPPNPMGGPRPQISPQNSNLGGGMPPGMVGPPRPPMPMQGGAPGGPPQGMRPNFYNRPMGDPQTSRPPSGNDNMGGGPPPSSATPSVDDDEDVVIGRLPADNSSALNSPNPARAPPRNFTMPGAGPGIGEREKSNPSRPPSVAGSYGKPNDHELDSSGGRPPLHALKDFINKEPPRPGQSPTQSPSPGSQQSLSPANTDENFSYRPGAKPNSGQQQQQQQQQQQYKLQPPPGGRPNAPNPSSAVSPGGGRAEGDKVTFQIPNGGGGSGGREGSQEWNSRSRPPQQHSMLRTGPKSLAPDHKGDNDSGVDEYTQEKDRPNALASPASPLKSPSKIPGLARRPENISSESRSRSTSKQRANAKTPETPSDQPLIKKVPMNKIQVGGAPSPNLKVVKSKIGSLENASHKPGGGNVKIETKKIDIKAAPRIEAKNDAYIPKGGDKKIISTKLQWNAKPKIGSLDNASHKPGGGDKRIESIKTDFKERAKPKIGSKDNITYKPGGGDVKIVHQKLDIKAESKIGSLDNLKHKPGGGDKKIFDDKEYLKNIEHPITPSPSSQLDGTEECSYSSNAAEAELE comes from the exons ATGGACGTGCGTACGGTAAGCTTCGTGTCGGGTGGAGTTGAGCAGGCGATGGAGTTAAGCACgctgcagcatcagcagcagcagccgtctAAGCAGGCTGGTGGTGCGGGTGTGCGTGCCGAACGC AGTATCTCCGGTACCGAAAGCACAAAGCCAGTACCGACAGTACTCGGTGGACCGAACCTCTTTGCACCTTCCGCCGTTAGCTCACAGCTTCAGCGTCCACAGCCTACGGTGTTAGCGGCATCACCAGCGCCACAACCACCACTCGCTCCTGTCGTACCTGTTGTTAATGCGCCTCCGGCCCGTCCATCTCAACCTCCAACGACTCGCTTTGCTTCAGAACCACGTGCCGAGGTTAAGTTTGTGCCTTCGGTGCCGCTCAAGACACCGCCGGTGCGTCCTTTGctgccacagcagcagcaacatccgCATCAGCGTGACACTGGTCCGGTCCTGTTTCCGGCCCCAATTGCCCATCGGCCACCACCCATCGCTCACCAACAAGCTCCCTTCGCAATGGATCCAGCACGGCCCAATCCTGGCATGCCGCCGGGGCCACAAATGATGCGACCACCCGGTAACGTTGGACCGCCCAGAACGGGAACACcgacacagccacagccaccGCGCCCGGGCGGTATGTATCCTCAGCCTCCAGGCGTACCGATGCCTATGCGGCCACAAATGCCACCCGGAGCAGTTCCCGGCATGCAGCCTGGAATGCAGCCCCGACCACCGTCCGCACAGGGCATGCAGCGACCGCCCATGATGGGGCAGCCACCGCCCATCCGTCCGCCCAACCCAATGGGTGGACCGAGACCTCAAATTTCGCCCCAAAACTCAAACCTGGGCGGTGGCATGCCGCCGGGAATGGTAGGACCGCCCCGTCCTCCCATGCCAATGCAGGGTGGAGCACCTGGTGGTCCTCCGCAGGGCATGCGACCCAACTTCTACAACCGTCCGATGGGTGACCCTCAGACAAGCAGACCGCCCTCAGGTAACGACAACATGGGCGGAGGTCCTCCACCATCATCCGCCACTCCAtcggtggatgatgatgaagatgtgGTCATTGGACGACTCCCAGCAGACAACTCGTCCGCCCTCAACAGTCCCAATCCGGCGAGAGCTCCGCCGCGCAACTTCACCATGCCCGGAGCAGGTCCGGGCATTGGCGAGAGGGAAAAGTCCAACCCCTCCAGACCACCGTCCGTGGCCGGCAGCTACGGTAAGCCGAACGACCACGAGCTGGACAGTTCCGGTGGGCGACCACCGCTGCACGCGTTGAAGGACTTTATCAACAAAGAACCGCCCCGTCCGGGGCAGTCGCCCACCCAATCACCTTCCCCTGGCAGCCAGCAGTCGCTGTCACCGGCAAACACGGACGAGAACTTTAGCTACCGGCCAGGAGCGAAGCCAAACTCTggccagcaacaacaacagcagcagcagcaacagcaatacAAACTGCAACCCCCACCTGGAGGTCGGCCGAACGCACCGAACCCATCATCGGCCGTTAGCCCCGGTGGAGGACGTGCCGAGGGCGATAAAGTTACCTTCCAGATTccgaacggtggtggtggtagcggtggtagAGAGGGATCACAGGAGTGGAACTCGCGATCCAGACCTCCACAGCAGCACAGCATGCTCCGGACTGGACCGAAATCGCTAGCGCCCGATCACA AAGGTGACAACGATAGCGGCGTTGACGAGTACACTCAGGAAAAG GATCGTCCCAATGCGCTAGCATCGCCAGCGTCACCACTGAAGTCGCCGAGCAAGATACCGGGACTAGCCAGAAGGCCGGAAAACATTTCGTCCGAAAGCCGATCGCGGAGCACCTCGAAGCAGCGCGCCAACGCGAAAACACCGGAAACGCCCTCCGACCAGCCGCTAATCAAAA AAGTACCAATGAACAAAATACAGGTCGGTGGGGCACCATCTCCGAATCTGAAGGTCGTGAAGTCAAAGATCGGCTCGCTGGAAAATGCCAGCCACAAGCCGGGCGGTGGCAATGTGAAGATTGAAACGAAGAAGATCGACATCAAGGCGGCCCCACGAATCGAAGCGAAGAATGATGCGTACATACCGAAGGGTGGCGATAAGAAG ATCATCAGCACAAAGCTGCAGTGGAATGCAAAGCCCAAGATTGGGTCGTTGGATAATGCTAGCCACAAACCGGGCGGCGGGGACAAGCGCATCGAGTCGATCAAGACGGACTTTAAGGAGCGGGCAAAACCGAAAATCGGTTCCAAGGATAACATCACGTACAAACCCGGCGGTGGTGACGTGAAG ATCGTACACCAGAAACTAGACATCAAGGCGGAAAGTAAGATCGGCTCACTGGACAACCTCAAACACAAGCCGGGCGGCGGTGATAAGAAGATCTTCGACGACAAGGAGTATCTGAAGAACATTGAGCATCCGATCACGCCCAGTCCTTCCTCGCAG CTCGATGGAACGGAAGAATGCAGCTACAGTAGCAACGCCGCCGAAGCCGAGCTGGAGTAG
- the LOC120902430 gene encoding basic proline-rich protein isoform X2: MDVRTVSFVSGGVEQAMELSTLQHQQQQPSKQAGGAGVRAERSISGTESTKPVPTVLGGPNLFAPSAVSSQLQRPQPTVLAASPAPQPPLAPVVPVVNAPPARPSQPPTTRFASEPRAEVKFVPSVPLKTPPVRPLLPQQQQHPHQRDTGPVLFPAPIAHRPPPIAHQQAPFAMDPARPNPGMPPGPQMMRPPGNVGPPRTGTPTQPQPPRPGGMYPQPPGVPMPMRPQMPPGAVPGMQPGMQPRPPSAQGMQRPPMMGQPPPIRPPNPMGGPRPQISPQNSNLGGGMPPGMVGPPRPPMPMQGGAPGGPPQGMRPNFYNRPMGDPQTSRPPSGNDNMGGGPPPSSATPSVDDDEDVVIGRLPADNSSALNSPNPARAPPRNFTMPGAGPGIGEREKSNPSRPPSVAGSYGKPNDHELDSSGGRPPLHALKDFINKEPPRPGQSPTQSPSPGSQQSLSPANTDENFSYRPGAKPNSGQQQQQQQQQQQYKLQPPPGGRPNAPNPSSAVSPGGGRAEGDKVTFQIPNGGGGSGGREGSQEWNSRSRPPQQHSMLRTGPKSLAPDHKGDNDSGVDEYTQEKDRPNALASPASPLKSPSKIPGLARRPENISSESRSRSTSKQRANAKTPETPSDQPLIKKVPMNKIQVGGAPSPNLKVVKSKIGSLENASHKPGGGNVKIETKKIDIKAAPRIEAKNDAYIPKGGDKKIISTKLQWNAKPKIGSLDNASHKPGGGDKRIESIKTDFKERAKPKIGSKDNITYKPGGGDVKIVHQKLDIKAESKIGSLDNLKHKPGGGDKKIFDDKEYLKNIEHPITPSPSSQVKSGAGSAENLLE; the protein is encoded by the exons ATGGACGTGCGTACGGTAAGCTTCGTGTCGGGTGGAGTTGAGCAGGCGATGGAGTTAAGCACgctgcagcatcagcagcagcagccgtctAAGCAGGCTGGTGGTGCGGGTGTGCGTGCCGAACGC AGTATCTCCGGTACCGAAAGCACAAAGCCAGTACCGACAGTACTCGGTGGACCGAACCTCTTTGCACCTTCCGCCGTTAGCTCACAGCTTCAGCGTCCACAGCCTACGGTGTTAGCGGCATCACCAGCGCCACAACCACCACTCGCTCCTGTCGTACCTGTTGTTAATGCGCCTCCGGCCCGTCCATCTCAACCTCCAACGACTCGCTTTGCTTCAGAACCACGTGCCGAGGTTAAGTTTGTGCCTTCGGTGCCGCTCAAGACACCGCCGGTGCGTCCTTTGctgccacagcagcagcaacatccgCATCAGCGTGACACTGGTCCGGTCCTGTTTCCGGCCCCAATTGCCCATCGGCCACCACCCATCGCTCACCAACAAGCTCCCTTCGCAATGGATCCAGCACGGCCCAATCCTGGCATGCCGCCGGGGCCACAAATGATGCGACCACCCGGTAACGTTGGACCGCCCAGAACGGGAACACcgacacagccacagccaccGCGCCCGGGCGGTATGTATCCTCAGCCTCCAGGCGTACCGATGCCTATGCGGCCACAAATGCCACCCGGAGCAGTTCCCGGCATGCAGCCTGGAATGCAGCCCCGACCACCGTCCGCACAGGGCATGCAGCGACCGCCCATGATGGGGCAGCCACCGCCCATCCGTCCGCCCAACCCAATGGGTGGACCGAGACCTCAAATTTCGCCCCAAAACTCAAACCTGGGCGGTGGCATGCCGCCGGGAATGGTAGGACCGCCCCGTCCTCCCATGCCAATGCAGGGTGGAGCACCTGGTGGTCCTCCGCAGGGCATGCGACCCAACTTCTACAACCGTCCGATGGGTGACCCTCAGACAAGCAGACCGCCCTCAGGTAACGACAACATGGGCGGAGGTCCTCCACCATCATCCGCCACTCCAtcggtggatgatgatgaagatgtgGTCATTGGACGACTCCCAGCAGACAACTCGTCCGCCCTCAACAGTCCCAATCCGGCGAGAGCTCCGCCGCGCAACTTCACCATGCCCGGAGCAGGTCCGGGCATTGGCGAGAGGGAAAAGTCCAACCCCTCCAGACCACCGTCCGTGGCCGGCAGCTACGGTAAGCCGAACGACCACGAGCTGGACAGTTCCGGTGGGCGACCACCGCTGCACGCGTTGAAGGACTTTATCAACAAAGAACCGCCCCGTCCGGGGCAGTCGCCCACCCAATCACCTTCCCCTGGCAGCCAGCAGTCGCTGTCACCGGCAAACACGGACGAGAACTTTAGCTACCGGCCAGGAGCGAAGCCAAACTCTggccagcaacaacaacagcagcagcagcaacagcaatacAAACTGCAACCCCCACCTGGAGGTCGGCCGAACGCACCGAACCCATCATCGGCCGTTAGCCCCGGTGGAGGACGTGCCGAGGGCGATAAAGTTACCTTCCAGATTccgaacggtggtggtggtagcggtggtagAGAGGGATCACAGGAGTGGAACTCGCGATCCAGACCTCCACAGCAGCACAGCATGCTCCGGACTGGACCGAAATCGCTAGCGCCCGATCACA AAGGTGACAACGATAGCGGCGTTGACGAGTACACTCAGGAAAAG GATCGTCCCAATGCGCTAGCATCGCCAGCGTCACCACTGAAGTCGCCGAGCAAGATACCGGGACTAGCCAGAAGGCCGGAAAACATTTCGTCCGAAAGCCGATCGCGGAGCACCTCGAAGCAGCGCGCCAACGCGAAAACACCGGAAACGCCCTCCGACCAGCCGCTAATCAAAA AAGTACCAATGAACAAAATACAGGTCGGTGGGGCACCATCTCCGAATCTGAAGGTCGTGAAGTCAAAGATCGGCTCGCTGGAAAATGCCAGCCACAAGCCGGGCGGTGGCAATGTGAAGATTGAAACGAAGAAGATCGACATCAAGGCGGCCCCACGAATCGAAGCGAAGAATGATGCGTACATACCGAAGGGTGGCGATAAGAAG ATCATCAGCACAAAGCTGCAGTGGAATGCAAAGCCCAAGATTGGGTCGTTGGATAATGCTAGCCACAAACCGGGCGGCGGGGACAAGCGCATCGAGTCGATCAAGACGGACTTTAAGGAGCGGGCAAAACCGAAAATCGGTTCCAAGGATAACATCACGTACAAACCCGGCGGTGGTGACGTGAAG ATCGTACACCAGAAACTAGACATCAAGGCGGAAAGTAAGATCGGCTCACTGGACAACCTCAAACACAAGCCGGGCGGCGGTGATAAGAAGATCTTCGACGACAAGGAGTATCTGAAGAACATTGAGCATCCGATCACGCCCAGTCCTTCCTCGCAGGTAAAGTCAGGCGCTGGGTCGGCGGAAAACTTGCTAGAGTAA
- the LOC120902458 gene encoding ras-related C3 botulinum toxin substrate 1 has product MSSGRPIKCVVVGDGTVGKTCMLISYTTDSFPGEYVPTVFDNYSAPMVVDGVQVSLGLWDTAGQEDYDRLRPLSYPQTDVFLICYSVASPSSFENVTSKWYPEIKHHCPDAPIILVGTKIDLREDRETISLLADQGLSALKREQGQKLANKIRAVKYMECSALTQRGLKQVFDEAVRAVLRPEPLKRRQRKCVVM; this is encoded by the exons ATGTCATCCGGAAGACCTATCAAATGTGTGGTGGTCGGCGACGGCACGGTGGGGAAGACGTGCATGTTGATCAGCTACACGACCGACAGCTTTCCCGGCGAATACGTACCCACGGT CTTCGACAACTACTCCGCCCCGATGGTGGTGGACGGTGTGCAAGTGTCGCTCGGGCTGTGGGATACGGCCGGGCAGGAAGACTACGATCGGCTAAGGCCCCTGTCCTACCCACAGACGGACGTGTTCCTCATATGCTACAGTGTGGCCAGCCCGTCGTCGTTCGAAAACGTTACCTCCAAATGGTATCCCGAGATCAAGCACCACTGCCCGGATGCGCCCATCATTTTAGTCG GAACCAAAATCGATCTGCGCGAGGATCGGGAAACGATAAGCTTGCTGGCGGACCAGGGCCTTTCCGCGCTGAAGCGCGAACAGGGCCAAAAGCTAGCGAACAAGATACGGGCGGTAAAGTATATGGAATGTTCGGCACTAACCCAGCGGGGCCTAAAGCAGGTGTTTGACGAAGCGGTGCGGGCCGTCCTCAGACCGGAGCCTTTGAAACGACGCCAACGAAAATGTGTTGTGAtgtag